The Myxococcales bacterium nucleotide sequence CCCAGAGCGCGAGGGAACCGCGGAGGGCGATGGATACAATTACGAGAGAGTTACAGGCAAAAAAAAGTATCCACGCCCATGTGACGGAGCGACAGTAACGTTTCTCAGCAGGCGATAAATCCTGATGACCGAAGCGACGCGCAAAACGCTCAGCAACTGGGGTCTGCTTTGCAGTCAGCGAGGAAGCAAAGATCAGCAAAAGCGCGATATTTATTGTGACAGGCCAACCCAATAACAAGGATGTGGCCCTTCCTAAGTTCCACTGACGCAGAATGAGATACACGATCAACGGGTATCCCAGCCACGATAGCGTCCCAAAACTTCGAAGCATTAGGTTGTTTCGGGTGGAGCGGCCGCGCTCCCGGAGCCGGCGAGACGTGCATGAATTAAATCGACAACATCACCCACGGTTCTTACGGTGCGAAACTCCGCCTCTTCCAAGCGGTAACCAGTTAAAGTTTCGAGTTCTATTAGCATGTCTATGAGATCGAGGCTGTCTAAGTCCAAGTCTTCCAATATCTTGGATTCCGGTGTGATGGACTCGCGCGATAGATCGAACGTGTCCACCATAATGT carries:
- a CDS encoding acyl carrier protein, coding for MEQQEIFDRMVNIMVDTFDLSRESITPESKILEDLDLDSLDLIDMLIELETLTGYRLEEAEFRTVRTVGDVVDLIHARLAGSGSAAAPPETT